The Kosakonia sp. SMBL-WEM22 sequence ACCTTGCCGCTCAGGCGCCGCTTCTGCATCGTGCGCGTCCAGCTCGCTGATAGCCCCGCCGCCGCCAGCAAGCGCTGGTACTGCTCATCATCAAACGGTTGATACCAGGCGATCGCCGCGGCCTCATGAACGCTGACATCGCTGACTCGTGAGACAAGCTCTAACGGCGCGTCAGCGGCGACTTTGCCTGCGGCAATTACCCGGTAGAGCCAGCCCACGCGACCGCTCGCCTGCATCTGCGTGGCCATATCCTCAATGCCGAAGTGGTAGTTGAGCTTAAAGCAGGGGGAGCGTGGCTGCGTCACCTGAATCAGCGTCTCGCCCCAACGAAAGATATCGCCGATAAAGACATTCTGCTCCGTCAGCCCGACGGTAGAGAGATTTTCGCCGAAGGCGGGCGCGCAAAAGAGCGCGGCCTGTTGTGGGAAGGCTTGTACCCAGTGCGCGTAGTGTTCACGCGGATAGTGGCAGAGCGCGCGATCCGCCCCGCCGTGGTAGCTCTTCTCTGCCTGCTCATCGCCAGCAATGCCCAGCTCCGTCAGGGTCAGCTCGCCCTGCACCTGCAATTTGGCGATGGCGCTCGGTCGGCTGCCCGCATAATCCCTTATCTTGCCCCTGAAAACATTTACCTGATGGCGCATCTTCCCTCCCGGAAGTCCGTTGTTGGTCGCGTTATTAGAGCACACTTTTTTCTCACCCGAAGCGGCGAAAATGAGACATTCATGCGCGTGTCTGAGGCCATGCCGTGTTATCACTTACCTTGAGTTTTGAAACGCAATTTCATTAAACGAGGAGAGAGCGACGTGGTCACTACAGTTCCATTTTCCGGCGTCTGGTGCCCTTCCATCACGCCGATGGATCGCGAAGGGAGTATCGATCTGGCAGGCTTAGCACACCATATTGCCCGCCTGAACGCGGCGAAAGTCGATGTTGTACTGCTGATGGGCAGCATCGGGGAGTTTGCCTCGTTCTCCCTTGAGGAGCGCTTAATGCTTATCCGCGAAGCGCGGGAGATGACGCCGGGCACGCTGGTGGCAAACGTCTCCTCCACCTGCTTTTCCGATGTGCTGCGCATGGCGCAGGAGGCGCGTCGCGTCGGGTATGACGCAGTCATGGTGCTGCCGCCCTATTACTACGGGCAGACCAGCGGGCAGTTATTGCACTACTTCCGCGCCATCGGGCAGGCGCTTGAGGGCAAGTGGTTCGCCTACAACTTCCCGGCGCGCACCGGCTGCGACTTAACGCCAGAGCTGGTCGCTACCCTTGCCGCCGAGTTTGCTGATTTCGCCGGCATCAAAGATACGGTCGATTGCCAGTCGCACACGCGGAGTATGATCCTCGCCACCCAGGCGGTACGCAGCGATTTTGCGGTGTTGAGCGGCTACGACGAGTATTACATCCCGAACTTGCTGGCAGGCGGCGCAGGGGTGATCTCCGGGTTGAATAACGTTATGCCGGAGCTGTTTGTGCAGGCGAGAGAAGCCTGGCGCACCGGCGATCTCGACGGGTTGAGTAAAGCGCAGCAGGAGATCGGCAAGTTTATGGCGATCTACGCCATCGGGGATGATTTCGTCACCACCATCAAAACCGTGGTGTCACGCAAATTTGGCTACTCAACGCCCGTCT is a genomic window containing:
- the yiiM gene encoding 6-hydroxyaminopurine reductase produces the protein MRHQVNVFRGKIRDYAGSRPSAIAKLQVQGELTLTELGIAGDEQAEKSYHGGADRALCHYPREHYAHWVQAFPQQAALFCAPAFGENLSTVGLTEQNVFIGDIFRWGETLIQVTQPRSPCFKLNYHFGIEDMATQMQASGRVGWLYRVIAAGKVAADAPLELVSRVSDVSVHEAAAIAWYQPFDDEQYQRLLAAAGLSASWTRTMQKRRLSGKVEDNARRLRG
- a CDS encoding dihydrodipicolinate synthase family protein, whose amino-acid sequence is MDREGSIDLAGLAHHIARLNAAKVDVVLLMGSIGEFASFSLEERLMLIREAREMTPGTLVANVSSTCFSDVLRMAQEARRVGYDAVMVLPPYYYGQTSGQLLHYFRAIGQALEGKWFAYNFPARTGCDLTPELVATLAAEFADFAGIKDTVDCQSHTRSMILATQAVRSDFAVLSGYDEYYIPNLLAGGAGVISGLNNVMPELFVQAREAWRTGDLDGLSKAQQEIGKFMAIYAIGDDFVTTIKTVVSRKFGYSTPVSRNAGGTLSDAQFAIVDQVFNIASRR